A section of the Mycobacterium sp. 3519A genome encodes:
- a CDS encoding phosphate/phosphite/phosphonate ABC transporter substrate-binding protein, with protein MFAASRRPAGTAGIALLAALLLAACGQGASGAGSTSSGGGRNPDQLVMAAVPAENAQSLQQDYKPVIAMLEKAIGKKVTFQSATSYSAVIEAQRSGKVDIAQYGAFSLITAQNSGVKTTPVAAQVLKKGATPGYQSYGITRPDTGIKTLADYKGKKVCFVDPASTSGYLYPSAALLKAGIDPTKDVTPVMAGGHDASVLAVLSGQCDAGFAEDSMIDTTLPGKGQLKPGQLDVIWKSDVIAGAPIALSDDLAPDLKAKIADAFSTKANIDYLNTNGFCTPNCTTADDSGDWGWAKVDNSFYDGVRKVCDITKAKQCSGQS; from the coding sequence ATGTTCGCTGCTTCCCGACGGCCGGCCGGTACCGCCGGTATAGCCCTGCTGGCGGCGCTGCTGCTAGCGGCCTGCGGCCAGGGCGCCAGCGGCGCCGGTAGCACTTCATCCGGGGGTGGTCGCAACCCCGACCAACTCGTGATGGCGGCGGTGCCTGCCGAGAACGCGCAGAGTCTCCAGCAGGACTACAAGCCGGTCATCGCCATGTTGGAGAAGGCAATCGGCAAGAAGGTCACCTTCCAGAGCGCCACCAGCTACTCGGCCGTCATCGAGGCGCAGCGGTCAGGAAAGGTCGACATCGCCCAATACGGCGCGTTCTCTCTGATCACCGCACAGAACAGCGGCGTGAAGACCACGCCGGTGGCGGCCCAGGTGCTGAAGAAGGGGGCAACGCCCGGCTACCAGTCCTACGGGATCACCCGACCCGACACCGGCATCAAGACGCTCGCCGATTACAAGGGCAAGAAGGTCTGCTTCGTCGACCCCGCCTCGACGTCTGGCTACCTCTACCCGTCCGCTGCGCTGCTGAAGGCGGGAATAGACCCGACCAAAGACGTGACGCCCGTGATGGCTGGCGGCCACGACGCCTCCGTGCTCGCCGTACTCAGCGGTCAGTGCGACGCCGGCTTCGCCGAGGACAGCATGATCGACACCACCCTGCCGGGCAAGGGACAGCTGAAACCTGGCCAGCTGGACGTGATCTGGAAGTCCGATGTGATCGCCGGTGCGCCAATTGCCCTCAGCGATGACCTGGCACCGGATCTGAAGGCCAAGATCGCCGACGCGTTCAGCACCAAGGCCAACATCGACTACCTGAACACCAACGGCTTCTGCACCCCGAACTGCACGACCGCCGACGACTCCGGCGACTGGGGCTGGGCGAAGGTCGACAACTCGTTCTACGACGGGGTGCGCAAGGTTTGCGACATCACCAAGGCCAAGCAGTGCAGCGGTCAGTCATGA
- a CDS encoding phosphonate C-P lyase system protein PhnG: MNRSQRCGLLAEAEVGELRELADACLADGAEIRVLVAPEVGCVSTQIREPVAGERFLIGDVLACRAEVELAGHRGWAMRLGDDRAAVLAAAVLDAEAEAGRPQAGAIDELCREVARRLAQRHDREWAELAPTIVEFEELT, translated from the coding sequence GTGAATCGCTCGCAGCGGTGCGGGCTGTTGGCCGAGGCCGAGGTCGGTGAACTGCGTGAGCTGGCCGACGCGTGCCTGGCAGACGGCGCCGAGATCCGGGTGCTGGTCGCACCCGAGGTCGGTTGTGTGTCGACACAGATCCGCGAACCTGTTGCAGGCGAACGGTTTCTGATCGGTGACGTACTGGCCTGCCGAGCGGAGGTCGAACTCGCTGGGCACCGCGGCTGGGCGATGCGACTCGGCGACGACCGGGCGGCGGTGTTGGCCGCGGCGGTGCTGGACGCCGAGGCCGAGGCGGGGCGCCCGCAGGCAGGCGCGATCGACGAGCTGTGTCGTGAGGTGGCCCGCAGGCTGGCGCAGCGCCATGACCGCGAATGGGCCGAATTGGCGCCCACCATCGTCGAATTCGAGGAGCTGACGTGA
- a CDS encoding glycosyltransferase family 87 protein: MTDREVVSPARLADDRRSLDDRDLPSRTDTIGAALSEVIGGPVGRHALIGRQRFLTPLRVMLIIALVFLALGYTTKAACLQTTGTGTADQRVGNWQNQRAYYELCYSDTVPLYTAELLNLGKFPYKSSWIETDSDGKPKRQYDGNIAVRYMEYPVLTGIYQYVSMALAKTYTAVTKLVSIPIIAEVVMFFNIAAFGLALAWLVTVWASARLAGQRRVWDAAMVAASPILIFQAFTNFDALATAFATGALLAWARRKPWLAGALIGLGVAAKLYPLLLFVPMVLLALRTGRMREVGKAAVATVVTWLVVNLPIMVLFPRGWSEFFRLNTRRGDDMDSLYNVVKSFTGLGGFDQNLGFWQPPTILNTVSAALFVACCVAIGYVVLTAKQRPRLVQVAFLVVAAFLLTNKVWSPQFSLWLVPLAVLALPHRRILLAWMTIDALVWIPRMLYLYGEQNRGLPEQPFTVTVLLRDIAVIVLCALVIRQIYRPELDLVRCRGEVDDPSGGVFEHANDDPPRWLPDWLRPQADRISVIPAPEPEPEPDFAGQRST, encoded by the coding sequence GTGACCGACCGTGAGGTGGTGTCGCCCGCAAGGCTGGCCGACGATCGGCGCAGTCTGGACGACCGTGACCTGCCCAGTCGCACCGACACGATCGGCGCCGCGCTCTCCGAGGTGATCGGTGGCCCGGTAGGGCGGCACGCCCTCATCGGCAGGCAGCGTTTCCTGACTCCGCTGCGCGTGATGCTGATCATCGCGCTGGTGTTCCTGGCGCTGGGTTATACGACGAAGGCCGCCTGCCTGCAGACCACCGGCACGGGCACCGCCGATCAGCGGGTGGGCAACTGGCAGAACCAGCGGGCCTATTACGAACTGTGTTACTCCGACACCGTTCCGCTGTACACGGCGGAGTTGTTGAACCTCGGGAAGTTTCCGTACAAGTCCAGCTGGATCGAGACCGACAGCGACGGTAAGCCGAAGCGGCAGTACGACGGCAACATCGCCGTGCGCTACATGGAATATCCGGTGCTGACCGGGATCTATCAGTACGTGTCGATGGCGTTGGCCAAGACCTACACCGCGGTGACCAAGCTGGTGTCGATCCCGATCATCGCGGAGGTGGTGATGTTCTTCAACATCGCCGCGTTCGGGTTGGCGCTCGCGTGGCTGGTCACGGTGTGGGCCAGCGCGCGACTGGCGGGGCAGCGGCGGGTGTGGGACGCGGCGATGGTGGCGGCGTCTCCGATCCTGATTTTCCAGGCGTTCACGAATTTCGACGCTCTCGCAACGGCTTTCGCGACCGGTGCACTGTTGGCGTGGGCGCGTAGGAAGCCGTGGCTGGCCGGCGCGCTGATCGGACTGGGGGTGGCGGCCAAGCTGTACCCGCTGCTGTTGTTCGTGCCGATGGTGTTGCTGGCGTTGCGCACCGGGCGGATGCGTGAGGTGGGTAAGGCGGCGGTCGCCACGGTGGTGACCTGGTTGGTGGTGAACCTGCCGATCATGGTGCTGTTCCCGCGGGGCTGGTCGGAGTTCTTCCGGCTCAACACTCGTCGCGGCGACGACATGGATTCGCTCTACAACGTGGTGAAGTCGTTCACCGGTTTGGGCGGCTTCGATCAGAACCTGGGCTTCTGGCAGCCGCCGACGATACTCAACACCGTCAGCGCGGCGCTGTTCGTAGCCTGTTGTGTGGCAATCGGTTACGTGGTGCTGACGGCCAAGCAACGACCGCGCCTGGTGCAGGTCGCGTTCCTGGTGGTGGCGGCGTTCCTGCTGACGAACAAGGTGTGGAGCCCGCAGTTCTCGCTGTGGCTGGTGCCGCTGGCGGTGCTGGCGCTGCCGCACCGGAGGATCCTGTTGGCGTGGATGACCATCGACGCTTTGGTGTGGATACCGCGGATGCTGTACCTCTACGGCGAGCAGAACCGCGGGCTGCCAGAGCAGCCGTTCACCGTGACTGTGTTGTTGCGTGACATTGCGGTGATCGTGTTGTGTGCGTTGGTGATTCGGCAGATCTATCGGCCCGAGCTGGATCTGGTCCGGTGCCGAGGTGAGGTCGACGACCCGTCCGGCGGGGTGTTCGAACACGCCAACGACGATCCGCCGCGCTGGCTGCCCGATTGGCTGCGGCCGCAGGCGGACCGGATCAGCGTCATCCCCGCGCCTGAACCCGAGCCAGAACCGGATTTCGCGGGTCAACGGAGCACGTAG
- a CDS encoding carbon-phosphorus lyase complex subunit PhnI → MGYAGARGGMQAILAAEDLVRRGRDHAPVPWASTEQITARFRYAVDRVMGEGALYDEDTAAAALRQAEGDPQEAAHLVRAHRSTLPRLAVSEPADPDEMVIMRRIVSAYRDPDGPQLLGRTSDYTRRLLDKPTASPAPVEEAGAAKTTSQPRTPEQCSPRRFLDLLREMDLAVDHRGGGDPEPVDISRVPARPPAPRSAVLAAMARAETGALVALWYRSILGPDGDIHEVTLGEVRHGRVPLRVKHPHTGDPVTLGSFRVTEAEAIEDLDGADEDRSRFDVGYGLCFGHNERKAIAMAAMDIANRRFGRSGPLEQLLLLTTDGLDSGGFLEHLKLPHYVTFRSMVERKKALQDAERAEVAVAVPETIGGQRA, encoded by the coding sequence ATGGGTTACGCGGGAGCACGCGGAGGCATGCAAGCCATCCTGGCCGCCGAGGATCTGGTTCGCCGGGGCCGCGATCATGCGCCGGTGCCATGGGCGTCGACGGAACAGATCACCGCCAGGTTCCGGTACGCGGTCGACCGCGTGATGGGTGAAGGCGCGCTGTACGACGAGGACACTGCGGCCGCGGCCTTGCGACAGGCGGAGGGTGATCCGCAGGAGGCTGCGCACCTGGTCCGCGCGCACCGCTCCACCTTGCCGCGGCTGGCGGTCAGCGAGCCTGCAGATCCCGACGAAATGGTGATCATGCGGCGCATCGTGTCGGCGTACCGCGACCCCGATGGACCTCAATTGCTGGGCCGTACAAGCGATTACACGCGTCGACTGCTTGACAAGCCGACAGCGTCCCCTGCTCCGGTCGAGGAGGCTGGAGCGGCCAAGACAACCAGCCAGCCGCGCACGCCAGAGCAATGCAGCCCACGCCGGTTCCTCGACCTGCTGCGCGAGATGGATCTGGCCGTCGACCATCGCGGCGGCGGCGACCCCGAACCGGTGGACATCTCCCGGGTACCCGCCCGGCCGCCCGCACCGCGCTCGGCCGTGCTCGCCGCGATGGCGCGCGCGGAAACCGGTGCGCTGGTGGCGTTGTGGTACCGGTCGATCCTCGGGCCGGACGGTGACATCCACGAGGTGACGCTCGGCGAGGTCCGGCACGGCCGCGTGCCGCTGCGGGTGAAGCATCCGCACACTGGGGACCCGGTGACGCTGGGGTCGTTCCGGGTCACCGAGGCCGAGGCGATCGAAGATCTCGACGGCGCCGACGAGGACCGCAGCCGCTTCGACGTCGGGTACGGGTTGTGCTTCGGCCACAACGAACGCAAAGCGATCGCAATGGCGGCGATGGACATCGCCAACCGCCGGTTCGGCCGGTCGGGACCGCTGGAGCAGTTGCTGCTGCTCACCACGGACGGGCTGGATTCCGGCGGCTTCCTTGAGCATCTCAAGCTGCCGCACTACGTGACATTCCGCTCGATGGTGGAGCGCAAGAAGGCGTTGCAGGACGCGGAGCGCGCTGAGGTGGCCGTCGCAGTTCCGGAAACGATTGGGGGACAACGCGCATGA
- a CDS encoding GntR family transcriptional regulator, with protein sequence MTSTRYLDIADQLAGELASCAPGTRVCSEPEVASRFGVGRAAARSALQELERRLVVRRIQGAGTFVNRRIDYLISRTRPASWHATVAAAGAVPRSQTKNVERTAVPAEDAARLGCPAGTPVYRVTRHFFIDDLLASVTQELIPLEAAPDLDIALHSYESVDMVLRQLGGVEPVRAWCRASLDIPPSEVLRELGIEASVPVWRIDSLSRDAASGEVLLTSSAWTRADAVRVVVELEDNSATGQNHVKEDGAK encoded by the coding sequence ATGACGTCCACCAGATACCTTGACATCGCCGATCAGCTGGCCGGCGAACTGGCGTCGTGTGCGCCGGGCACCCGGGTCTGCAGCGAGCCGGAGGTCGCCAGCCGATTCGGTGTCGGACGGGCTGCGGCCCGTTCCGCACTGCAGGAGTTGGAGCGACGGCTCGTGGTGCGCCGGATCCAGGGCGCAGGCACGTTCGTCAACCGGCGTATCGACTATCTGATCTCTCGCACCAGGCCGGCGTCGTGGCACGCGACGGTTGCCGCCGCGGGCGCCGTGCCGCGATCGCAGACCAAGAACGTGGAGCGCACCGCGGTGCCCGCGGAAGACGCGGCACGCCTCGGGTGCCCGGCAGGCACCCCGGTCTACCGGGTCACCCGGCACTTCTTCATCGACGACCTGCTTGCCTCGGTGACCCAGGAACTGATTCCACTGGAGGCTGCCCCCGATCTCGACATTGCGCTGCACAGCTACGAGTCGGTCGACATGGTGCTCCGGCAGCTGGGCGGCGTCGAACCGGTGCGCGCATGGTGCCGGGCCAGCCTCGACATTCCGCCGTCGGAAGTGTTGCGGGAGTTGGGCATCGAGGCCAGCGTGCCCGTGTGGCGAATCGACAGCCTCAGTCGCGATGCCGCGTCGGGCGAGGTGCTGCTGACCAGCAGCGCGTGGACGCGTGCGGATGCGGTGCGGGTAGTGGTCGAGCTGGAAGACAACTCGGCGACCGGACAGAACCATGTCAAGGAAGACGGTGCGAAGTGA
- a CDS encoding transglycosylase domain-containing protein, whose product MNNEGRHDRSASEARTGRAADGVGSRPQQHRPDGPPRHRAAGAPPDDRATAVIPAVRNGPPPHLRDPIDVVKRALDGTPLAPPKQPPPPPPRRPPGGGGPRGGPPPPQTPKPSWREQINWKWVRRALYAGVAVMIVLPLVTFGMAYLIVDVPKPGDIRTNQVSTILASDGSELAKIVPPEGNRVDVTIDQIPVHVRDAVMAAEDRDFYSNPGFSFTGFARAFKNNIFGGDLQGGSTITQQYVKNALVGDARSGLGGIVRKAKELVISTKMSSEWSKDQVMQSYLNIIYFGRGAYGISAAAKAYFDKPVEQLTVAEGALLAALIQRPSGLDPAVNPEGATERWNWVLDGMVDIGALSKQDRAAQQFPATVPPEQARSQNQTTGPNGLIERQVQQELLDLFNIDERTLNTQGLQITTTIDPKAQKAAEDAAAKYLDGQDPDMRTAIVSIDPKTGAVKAYYGGTDANGFDFAQAGLPTGSSFKVFALVAALEQGMGLGYQVDSSPVTVNGIKITNVEGEGCGVCNIAEALKRSLNTSYYRLMLKLKNGPQDVADAAHKAGIAESFPGVEHTLSEDGKGGPPNNGVVLGQYQTRVIDMASAYATLAASGVYHKPHFVQKVVNSRGEVLFDASQENNGGEQRIDKSVADNVTSAMQPIAGWSRGHNLAGGRPSAAKTGTNQLGDTDANRDAWMVGYTPSLSTAVWVGTTEGTKPLVTQSGAPVYGSGLPSDIWKATMDGALEGTDNEKFPKPAEIGGYAGVPQAPPPPSTTSLAPPTPSETVIQPTIEVAPGITIPIGPPTTVPVEPPAPGAAVPAVPGGPPPGPPPPP is encoded by the coding sequence GTGAATAACGAAGGGCGCCACGACCGGTCAGCCAGTGAGGCCCGCACGGGGCGCGCGGCTGATGGCGTGGGTTCGCGCCCCCAACAGCACCGACCCGACGGCCCACCGCGACACCGGGCCGCCGGCGCGCCACCCGACGACCGCGCGACCGCCGTGATCCCTGCGGTGCGCAACGGCCCGCCTCCGCATCTGCGTGATCCGATCGACGTGGTCAAACGGGCGCTGGACGGCACCCCGCTGGCACCGCCGAAGCAGCCACCGCCGCCCCCGCCGCGACGCCCGCCCGGCGGCGGTGGACCGCGTGGCGGCCCGCCGCCACCGCAGACTCCGAAGCCCAGTTGGCGCGAGCAGATCAACTGGAAGTGGGTGCGCCGCGCGCTGTACGCCGGCGTCGCGGTGATGATCGTGCTGCCGCTGGTCACCTTCGGGATGGCCTACCTGATCGTCGACGTGCCCAAGCCCGGCGACATCAGGACCAACCAGGTATCGACGATCCTGGCCAGTGACGGCAGCGAACTGGCGAAAATCGTTCCGCCCGAAGGCAATCGGGTGGACGTCACCATCGACCAGATTCCGGTGCATGTGCGTGACGCGGTGATGGCCGCCGAGGACCGCGACTTCTATTCCAATCCGGGCTTCTCGTTCACCGGTTTCGCCAGGGCGTTCAAGAACAACATCTTCGGCGGTGATCTGCAGGGTGGCTCGACGATCACCCAGCAGTACGTGAAGAACGCGTTGGTCGGCGACGCCCGCTCGGGCCTCGGGGGCATCGTCCGCAAGGCCAAGGAACTGGTCATCTCGACGAAGATGTCCAGCGAATGGTCCAAAGACCAAGTGATGCAGTCGTATCTGAACATCATCTATTTCGGCCGCGGCGCGTACGGCATCTCGGCGGCGGCCAAGGCGTACTTCGACAAACCGGTCGAGCAGTTGACGGTCGCGGAGGGCGCGTTGCTGGCTGCGCTCATCCAGCGCCCTTCGGGTTTGGATCCGGCCGTCAACCCCGAGGGCGCGACGGAGCGGTGGAACTGGGTCCTCGACGGCATGGTCGACATCGGCGCGCTGTCGAAACAAGACCGTGCGGCACAACAGTTCCCGGCCACCGTGCCGCCGGAGCAGGCACGCTCGCAGAACCAGACCACCGGCCCCAACGGCCTGATCGAACGGCAGGTCCAGCAGGAACTGCTCGACCTGTTCAACATCGACGAGCGCACGCTGAACACCCAGGGTCTGCAGATCACCACGACTATCGACCCGAAGGCGCAGAAGGCCGCCGAGGACGCGGCCGCGAAGTACCTCGACGGTCAGGACCCCGACATGCGCACCGCGATCGTGTCGATCGACCCGAAGACCGGTGCGGTGAAGGCGTATTACGGCGGCACGGACGCCAACGGCTTCGACTTCGCGCAGGCCGGGTTGCCGACGGGGTCGTCGTTCAAGGTGTTCGCCTTGGTGGCCGCCCTGGAGCAGGGCATGGGACTGGGCTATCAGGTGGACAGTTCACCGGTCACGGTCAACGGCATCAAGATCACCAACGTCGAGGGTGAGGGCTGCGGTGTCTGCAACATCGCCGAGGCGCTGAAGCGCTCGCTCAACACCAGCTACTACCGGCTGATGCTGAAACTGAAGAACGGCCCCCAGGACGTGGCCGACGCCGCGCACAAGGCAGGCATCGCCGAGAGCTTCCCCGGGGTCGAACACACGCTGTCCGAGGACGGCAAGGGCGGACCGCCCAACAACGGAGTCGTGTTGGGCCAGTACCAGACCCGGGTGATCGACATGGCGTCGGCGTACGCCACGCTGGCTGCATCGGGCGTGTATCACAAGCCGCATTTTGTGCAGAAGGTGGTCAACTCGCGCGGCGAGGTGTTGTTCGACGCCAGCCAGGAGAACAACGGGGGTGAGCAGCGGATCGACAAGTCCGTGGCGGACAACGTGACGTCGGCGATGCAGCCGATCGCCGGTTGGTCGCGTGGACACAACCTGGCCGGCGGGCGCCCGTCAGCGGCCAAGACCGGTACCAACCAGCTCGGCGACACCGACGCGAACAGGGATGCGTGGATGGTCGGGTACACCCCGTCGTTGTCGACGGCGGTCTGGGTGGGCACCACCGAAGGCACCAAACCGCTCGTTACCCAATCGGGCGCACCGGTTTACGGTTCGGGTCTGCCGTCGGACATCTGGAAAGCGACCATGGATGGCGCGCTGGAGGGTACCGACAATGAGAAGTTCCCCAAGCCCGCCGAGATCGGCGGGTATGCCGGTGTGCCGCAAGCGCCGCCACCGCCGTCGACCACGAGTCTGGCGCCGCCGACCCCGTCGGAGACGGTGATTCAGCCGACGATCGAAGTGGCGCCGGGCATCACGATCCCGATCGGCCCGCCGACCACCGTGCCGGTGGAGCCGCCTGCGCCAGGTGCAGCCGTTCCGGCGGTGCCGGGAGGCCCGCCGCCCGGACCACCGCCGCCTCCGTGA
- the phnC gene encoding phosphonate ABC transporter ATP-binding protein has product MTGDPSGVAIRFESVSKQFGPEITALRDVSLTVQRGEIVVLLGLSGSGKSTLLRHVDGLHRPTSGTITVLGTDVGRAAGVELRRLRRRVGFVFQQFHLVGSLSVLENVCSGALGRLRGPRLGLFSYPKALRHQALAHLDRVGLQDTAFQRADTLSGGQQQRVAVARALMQQPEILLADEPVASLDPESSAQVMRLIREISAERRLTVLCSLHQVSLALSWGDRVIGVRGGRAVLDTPVATLDREDAMALYAKVGAAPMPAAAAVG; this is encoded by the coding sequence ATGACCGGCGACCCGAGCGGCGTGGCCATCCGATTCGAATCCGTCAGCAAGCAATTCGGTCCGGAAATCACGGCACTGCGGGATGTTTCGCTGACAGTCCAGCGGGGTGAGATCGTGGTGTTGCTCGGACTGTCGGGCTCGGGGAAATCCACGCTGCTGCGCCACGTGGACGGCCTGCACCGGCCCACATCCGGCACGATCACCGTGCTCGGCACCGACGTCGGCAGAGCGGCGGGCGTTGAGCTGCGCCGGCTTCGTCGTCGAGTCGGCTTCGTGTTCCAGCAGTTTCATCTGGTCGGCAGCCTGAGCGTGCTCGAAAATGTCTGCTCCGGTGCGCTCGGCCGATTGCGTGGACCGAGGCTGGGATTGTTCAGCTATCCGAAGGCGTTGCGCCACCAGGCGCTGGCGCACCTGGACCGGGTGGGACTGCAGGACACGGCCTTTCAGCGGGCTGACACCCTGTCAGGCGGTCAGCAGCAGCGGGTCGCGGTGGCGCGGGCACTGATGCAGCAGCCCGAGATCCTGCTCGCCGACGAACCGGTCGCCTCGCTGGATCCGGAGTCGTCGGCGCAGGTGATGCGATTGATCCGAGAGATCAGCGCGGAACGGCGGTTGACCGTGCTGTGCAGTCTGCATCAGGTCAGCCTGGCGTTGAGCTGGGGCGACCGGGTGATCGGTGTGCGCGGCGGGAGGGCGGTGCTGGACACGCCGGTGGCCACCCTCGATCGTGAGGACGCGATGGCTTTGTACGCGAAGGTCGGTGCAGCGCCGATGCCGGCGGCGGCTGCAGTCGGTTGA
- the phnH gene encoding phosphonate C-P lyase system protein PhnH, whose product MTGVFTAALHPTDTQQVFRAVLEALARPGSAMMLPDDPLRTLAPAVIPIFALADLGTGVCVLEHAEDRWGDAVTTATGAPLWPAELARLVAVLRPVTEADVRDFARGTAADPSAAALVSIAVPEVHGGPRRWRLSGPGIAGETTLSPVGLPPGFVAARAEAVAGYPAGIDVLLITLDGRVVGLPRTTSITEEN is encoded by the coding sequence GTGACCGGAGTCTTCACCGCGGCGTTACACCCGACGGATACGCAGCAGGTGTTCCGTGCGGTGCTCGAGGCGCTGGCGCGACCGGGTAGCGCGATGATGCTGCCGGACGATCCGCTGAGAACGCTGGCGCCCGCGGTGATACCGATCTTCGCGCTGGCCGACCTCGGCACCGGTGTGTGCGTGCTGGAGCACGCGGAGGACCGGTGGGGCGATGCGGTCACGACGGCGACGGGTGCCCCACTGTGGCCTGCGGAGCTGGCCAGGTTGGTCGCCGTGCTGCGTCCGGTGACCGAAGCCGACGTCAGAGATTTCGCCAGGGGCACCGCCGCGGATCCGAGCGCGGCCGCCCTGGTGTCGATTGCCGTGCCCGAGGTGCACGGCGGTCCGCGCCGCTGGCGGCTGTCAGGCCCGGGAATCGCAGGCGAGACGACGCTCTCGCCGGTGGGTCTGCCGCCCGGATTCGTCGCCGCCAGAGCCGAAGCGGTGGCCGGCTATCCGGCAGGCATAGATGTCCTGCTGATCACCCTCGACGGCCGCGTCGTCGGGTTACCACGCACCACCTCGATCACGGAGGAGAACTGA
- the phnE gene encoding phosphonate ABC transporter, permease protein PhnE produces the protein MTTTAPPPALPNSATARRPARTAAWLVLAALAALGCWAVADLRINVATFVDSASNAAGFAARMFPLDFPSLGELLAWSGETLSIVVSATLLSVVISVPLAIMAAANTAPGRVTRYGSRALIVVVRAVPDVVLAIIFFRIFGLGSMTGVLAMGLHSVGMVGKLYADAIEQIEEGPRTAIRAAGATPTQELISGVLPQVLPAFVATALHRFDINLRISVLLGFVGVDGLGYQIALAFKQVDYRRGMALAVVVLALCVGVELLSGSIRRVLLRNGGELRGAGAPMQRGEQISPPWALRRLRRLCYAVVTALVIAASAWGAELNPLRFLRSLHGIPQTAGLFWPPQTGGIFTTLLADLYQTVEIALGATTIGAVLALPLGALAARNVAPTPRIAHAFRLLIVGIRGVPELILAVVFVVITGLGAVAGTLALAVGAVGLLGKLVADSLEEVDPGPEQAVRATGAGRWQVFFTGTLPPAAPAFVGHVLYQLDVNIRSATLLGIVGAGGIGFDLLSAAQIIEFGLVTTILLMVFVTVLIVEGLAVWLRHELR, from the coding sequence TTGACGACCACTGCGCCCCCGCCAGCGCTGCCGAATTCGGCGACAGCCAGGCGGCCGGCCCGCACTGCCGCCTGGCTCGTGCTCGCGGCGCTGGCGGCGTTGGGCTGCTGGGCTGTCGCCGATCTGCGCATCAACGTCGCAACTTTCGTCGACAGCGCCTCCAACGCCGCGGGTTTCGCGGCCAGAATGTTCCCGCTCGACTTTCCGTCGCTGGGTGAACTGCTGGCGTGGTCGGGCGAGACCTTGTCGATCGTGGTGTCCGCCACGTTGCTGTCGGTGGTCATCAGCGTGCCGCTGGCGATCATGGCCGCCGCCAACACCGCACCCGGACGTGTGACGCGCTACGGCTCGCGAGCCCTGATCGTTGTGGTCCGGGCGGTCCCGGATGTGGTGCTGGCCATCATCTTCTTCCGGATCTTCGGGCTCGGCTCGATGACCGGGGTCCTGGCGATGGGCCTGCATTCAGTCGGGATGGTCGGCAAGCTCTACGCGGACGCGATCGAACAGATCGAAGAAGGCCCCCGCACCGCGATCCGCGCCGCGGGCGCCACACCGACACAGGAACTGATCTCCGGGGTGCTCCCGCAGGTGCTGCCCGCATTCGTCGCGACCGCGCTGCACCGGTTCGACATCAACCTGCGGATCTCGGTGCTGCTCGGCTTCGTCGGCGTCGACGGCCTCGGCTATCAGATTGCCTTGGCGTTCAAACAAGTCGACTACCGCAGAGGTATGGCGCTGGCTGTCGTCGTACTGGCCCTGTGTGTGGGTGTCGAACTGCTATCCGGCTCCATTCGGCGGGTACTGCTGCGCAACGGCGGCGAACTCCGCGGTGCCGGGGCGCCGATGCAGCGCGGCGAACAGATCAGTCCGCCGTGGGCGCTGCGCCGGCTGCGGCGGCTCTGCTATGCGGTGGTGACGGCGTTGGTGATCGCCGCATCGGCCTGGGGCGCCGAATTGAACCCGCTGCGATTCCTGAGGTCGCTGCACGGAATCCCGCAAACAGCGGGGCTGTTCTGGCCGCCGCAGACCGGCGGAATCTTCACCACGCTGCTGGCCGATCTGTACCAGACGGTGGAGATTGCCTTGGGCGCCACCACGATCGGCGCAGTGTTGGCGTTGCCGCTCGGCGCGTTGGCGGCGCGCAACGTCGCACCGACGCCGCGCATCGCCCATGCGTTCCGGCTCCTGATCGTGGGTATCCGCGGTGTCCCCGAACTCATCCTTGCCGTGGTGTTCGTGGTGATAACCGGGCTTGGGGCCGTCGCAGGCACCTTGGCGCTGGCAGTCGGCGCGGTCGGGCTGCTCGGCAAGCTGGTCGCGGATTCGCTCGAGGAAGTGGATCCGGGCCCGGAGCAGGCCGTCCGCGCCACCGGGGCAGGACGCTGGCAGGTCTTCTTCACCGGAACGCTGCCACCGGCCGCGCCGGCCTTCGTCGGGCACGTGCTCTATCAACTCGACGTGAACATCCGGTCTGCGACGTTGCTGGGCATCGTGGGTGCAGGCGGGATCGGGTTCGATCTCCTCAGTGCAGCTCAGATCATCGAGTTCGGTTTGGTCACAACAATTTTGCTGATGGTATTCGTGACCGTGCTGATCGTCGAAGGGTTGGCCGTGTGGCTGCGGCACGAGTTGCGATGA